ctgccctgcccacgctCCTACAGCTTCCCTCAAGGGAAATTCATTTAAACCCTTCATCTGGTAGCTGGTACATATTAGTGCTGCTGTCTTCCCCAGGGCCTCTGGGGACAGTGGCAGCAACTGGCAAGATTGCCCACGGGATTAACCTTTCTGTCCCTACCGCCTGCTTGCATAGCCGtccttgttctttaaaaaaaaaaaaaagtatttgaaagagttacataggtcttccatctgctggttcactccccaagtggctgcaacggccagggcagagccaggcaaagccaggagccaggggcttcttccgggtctctcatgtggatgcaagggtccaagcccttgggccatcctccactgctttcccaggcgcattagcagggagctggatcagaagtggagcagccagggctcgaacaggtgcctgcatgggatgtcagcaccgcaggcgatggctttaccggctacaccacggcaccggccccaccgTCCTTTGGCCTTGCCTGACATGAAGTCCCCAGCCTTCCAACAGCCCTCCTCCAGCTCAAGGCTTCTGTGTCTGTCCCCCAGCCACTGTGTCACCGACAGCCCAGCCCCTAacacttcagtctggcccagttcccaCTCTGTGATCTGGGGGGCCGGCGtttgggcacagtgggttaaggccccaccTGCGATGTCAGTGTCCCATATCaaagcgccggttcaagtcctgttggctccacttcccatccagctccctgctaatgcacctgggaaagcagtagacgatggcccaagtgcttgggcccctgcacgcacgtgggagacccggaagaagctcctggcttcaggctagcccagccccagactttgcagccatttgctGAGGGacgagctctctctgtgtctctgtcacccttacaatcaataatttttttttctttttttaagaggcTGTGATCTGCCCATATAGATCACTCTAAACGTCCCCCATATGTCCCCCACCCCCGACACTGGCCAGCTGCGAGCTCCTGGAGGAGGGGCACCCCGGGGGCCCCCTGGCCTGGTTTTAGACTCATAACAGCCCCCGACTTCCCTTCCTGGTGGATCTTCGCACCGCCTCTCTTCCCAGCCGCCTGCGCGCCACCCACCTTCTCTCGCCTCTAAGAAAATGGAAGCGGGGCCGTTGGCAGGAGACCCCTCCCTTCCCAGCACACTGGCAGCACCTGGACCCCCTGTCTTCGCCCCTGTTCCCACCAAGGACCCCCGCCCGCCCACTCAAGCCCGCCGGGGCAGCCACTCTGCCACTGTTGCGGTCCCGCCTGGACTGTGCGTTTGCGATTCTTCCTCTCGCCCACGCGAAGCAGCAAGCAAAGACGCCCTTACCCCCGCTTGCGTGCGCAGGTGaaagactctccctctccctctctctgatgctttggttttcaaataaataaatatttaaaaaaagaagaagaagatgccacttgggacgcctgatCCCAgtctgagggcctgggttcgagtcccagctcctcttcagagtccagcttcctgccctgtgcaccctgggaagcagcaggcgatggcccaagcacttgggtccctgccacctctgtgggattAGGTTCTGGGGTCTGGACTTCGGTTGGGCCCAGCCCCGGCAGtcacagtcatttgaggagtaaacagcAGATGTCTGAGCTCTGTCTAGctcggtctctctgcctttcaagtgaataaaaataaatgttaaaaaatagtgAACTGGATGCATGCAGATGGGCCCGGCACGGAGCAGATGACTGGGGAGACGGCGACGGGACAGTGGGCTctgctgggagcaggagcccaggtcaggctgcagccagactCTGAGGCAGCCGCCGGGGCGGCCTTCGACTGCCCTTACACTGCCCATAGAATCAGAATCGGTGGCCTCTGATGAAGCTCAGCCCAGCCCGTTTTCGCCCAGCACTGGGACAAATGCCTTTTCTTCGGTTGAATGTCTGATCAAGCCATTGATTTGCTTAAGGACCCTCTTTATAAGAACCATCTGTGTTTCAACAGTGAACTTACACTCAGGGGCCGGGACTGCGGCAATAtgggttaaaccatcacctgctacacctgcatcccatatgggcgcaggttcgggtcccagctgctccactgctgattcagctccctgctgatgcgcctgggaaagcagcagaaggtggcccaagtgtttgggcccctgcatccacatgggagacccggatgaagctcctggctcctggcttcagcctgggccagccccgggctattgcagccatttggggagggaaccagcagatggaagatctctctctaattctatttaaaaaaaaagagagagagagaaagaaagaaggaaaaaacaagcTTCCATTCAGCATGGTAAGAGGCTATTTACCAAGTCAATTTCCTCTTCATCTTAGGCTCCCAGCTACTCTgtctttcccagcctcccttgtgCCCAGATGTAGACATGTGACAGAGTTGTAGCCAATGGGGGGCCAGTAGAAGTGATCTGTGCTAAATCCACACCCTCCCATAAAAGCCTGCCCTGGGCAACCTTCCATGcacttctcttaaaaaaatgcatctatttgaaaggcagagcaacccaGAGATAAGGCTTCCACCCAccggctcactcctcaaatacccacaatagccaaggcaaGGCCAGGCTaacactaggagccaggagcttcttctgggtcttgtgtgtgtgtgtgtgtgtgtgtgtgaacctaaatgtgtgggccatcttccattgccttcccaggtgcattagcagggagctggatcagaagtggagcagccaggacggaaCTGATgctccgatacgggatgctgCCATCGCCAGTGagggcttagcccactgcgcagCACCACCAGCCCCCACCAATCTCCCTCTGCCTGCAAGCTGCAAATAAACCAGGCGATCTGGAAGCCAGATGTCGAAATCGATGGAATTGCCCAAGTCCGTCAACCCCCACTTGCAGATGAGAGCCGCCtcccagccaggagccccaggtgAGAACTGCAGAGGAGTTAGACACCAACCTCCATCCCTGGGGAGCCACTGGCCGTCAGCATTGTTCACTGGCGTCGGGGTTACCGTAAACTCTTTGCACTGTGAGAGCTGGGGGAGACCCCAGGCCACCTGAACCCCGGGGGATGCACGGGTGCTCATCTCCTGCCCCTCTCTAAGGCTAGGGCATCGAGTGGACGGAACCAATGAGATTTCTCGCATGGCCATTATTCGTTCTGTCCTGAGGGCATAAACTTGAATTTTAGAAAGTGGTTGCTACCATTTCTCCGTATTCACgggggattggttccagaacCCCCTGCAGATAGCAACACCCATGGACCTTAAGTAAAATGGTACAGTCCTGACCTAGAACCCCAGGGCAGGTTGCCTTGGACACCTCAAGGCATCTCTAGTGACTCCCAACACCTAACACTGTGTACACAGCTGCTGTACCGTATTGTGTAGGGAGTAACACAGAGGGAAATCCACACACGTGTTCAGCGCACTTTTCCCCCTATTTTTCATCTGCAGTTGGTTGCATCCGCTGATGCCAGACGCAAGGGAATGGAGGCCTGCAAGGCCCTGTGGAGTCACAGCCAGAACGGACGAGCGTGGCAGCAGCTGACTGCAGATCTGTTGCTTCTGTACACATTCGCGTTGCTTGCTAAGGGCTAAGGGTGCATCTTGTGAAACAATGTGGGCCCCAATTCCCAGGAACTGAGAAAGGACAGACCCAAGTGTTCCGCCCAAGTTGACAGAAATGCACCCTGCTCTGTTATCTTACAACCTATCTTGGGTTTGTTACTGTTCCTGGTTTGTcattgttaactgttatcttacaaccatactTGGGTTTCTTTTATGGTTCACTGCATTCCAGGGGTTGGAAATTGTaagccctagtggacagaatactataaaaagctgtgtaactcgCTTTTCTGGTAAGGAGTGTCATCCCGGTCAGTTcccttgcctctcattttctttaaaattcaagtGTGGCcatcactggtttttgtaatattctattttagctgacaAGTGCAACAGCACTccttccagaagttcatggaaatggaattaaaatctgtttaccttaaaccactaggctaaatgcccacttcctccataaactcttttacaaaaaaaattttttttaagattttcttttttatttcaaaggcatagttacaaagagagggagagacaaagatttttccatccattggtttattccccatgtGGCCTcaatgacaggagctgggccagatagaagccaggagccaggagcttcttccatgccaggtgcaggtgcaggggcccaaggacttgggccatcttctgctgcttgcccaggcacattagcagggagttggatcggaagtggagcagctagattctaactggtgcccacgtgggatgccagcactgcacagtggctttacctgctataccacagtgctggcccctggtcctAGGCTGTAAAAAtgggctctgggggctggcgctgtggcgcaacaagtaaagctgctgcctgcagtgctagcacccgatatgggcgccggttctagtcccagctgctccacttctgatccagctctctgctatggcctaggaaagcagtggaagatggcccacatccttgggcccatgcacccttgtgggagacccagaagaagctcctggctcctggcttcggatcaacacagctctggtcattgtggccatttggggaatgaaccagtggatggaagacctctctctctctggctctacctgtctgtaactctatctttcaaataaataaataaatctttggggggggGCGCTCTGGCCTCTGCAGGTGCCTCCGGAACTCCGCCCAGCCGTGGCACAGAACTGCAGGTGTCCGACTACCTGAGGCCTCAACCCTGGGCACACCCAGAATCCCTTGGGCACTCGCGCATCATCAGTGCCTGCCCCCCTTCCCCACTCTCGTCCATTACCCCTCTCATCCACGATCAGCTGGATCGACGTGAACCAGAGCCTTCGGGCGGCCCTGCAGAAGCTGAGCACCTGCAGGtgctggccagggctgtgggagcCGGCagagggctctgggctctggggctcCCCGGGACAACAGGTCGGAAAAAGATccaggaccaggagctgggaggcacCTACTGcaagtgccccccacccccacgctgggAGCAGGCCTGAAGCCTTGGAAACAGGACTCGCATAGGGCCCTTGGACGTCCAGCCCCCAGGCTGGGGATTAAGGTGGAGTAATGGGTAATTACGGGCAATTACAGGCATTCCCTGCGGCCATTAGGGAGGGCGCCACCGATAGGGACTGTGCAAGCACACGGTCAATGCCACGATTCCCTCCCTGAAAATGAGGGAACCGCTGGGGctggccaaggctggcccaggctgaagctatgagcctggaaccccagccaggtctcccatgtggatgacaggggcccgtCTCTgggtcatcgtctgctgctttcccaggtgcatttattcggagctggatgggaagtggagcagcaggcaggaccCGAACAGCGctcacacagtggcttaacccactgcacctcaacgCCTGCCCAGAAGATAGGTTTTGAACAATGGgaatctgcacacacacacacacacacacacccctttgtCCCGCAGCTCTCCTTGGGCCTCGCCCTTCACTGCAACCCCAGGTGGCCCAGCCGCCTGGATCTGGATCTAGCTCAGAGCATTAACCCTTCCCTCCCCGGCCCCACAAGCGTTCCCTGCTCTCCAAAGCTCCGTGTGGCACCTCCTCTGGCCCTCCAACCAGCACCTCCCTAACTGCAGCGCCCACTCGTGTACAGCAAGAGGGCCAGACGCCAGCTGGGGGCACAGCATATGATGGCCTCAGCCCATGGGGCTCAGTGCAGTGTAGTTTAAAAAGAAACCCAGGGCCCCATGCAGTGgctagcaggtcaagccaccacctgcggtgttggaatcctggccgctccacttccgatccagcttcctgcgcctgtgcctgggaaagcagtggaagacgcccCAAGagcttgcttgggcccctgcacccacataggacacctggaagaagctcctggctccagcctggctccgccctggctgttggggccatctggggagtaaaccagatggaagatctctctctctctctctctctgtgtaactttgactttcgaataaataagtctttaaaaataaaagtgcaggaaccagtgctatggcgtagcagttaaagccactgcctccagtgcctgcaccccatatgggcactggttcgagtcctggctgctccacttctgatccagctctctgctatggcctgagaaaacagtagaaaatggcccaagcccttgggcccctgtacccatgtgagagacccagaagctcctggcttcagatcaattcagctctgactgttgtggccatctggggagcgaaccagtggataaagacttctctctctctgtgaactttcaaatgaataagtaaatagatcttaaaaaaaaaaaaaaaaaaaaaaagggccggcgctgcggcttactaggctaatcctctgcctgcagcaccggtacctcgggttctagtcccggttgcccctcttccaggccagctctctgctgtggcctgggagtgcagtggaggatggcccaagtccttgggccctgcacccgcatgggagaccaggaggaagcacctggctcctggcttcagttcggcacagcgcgccagccttagtggccatttggggggtgaaccaatggaaggaagacctttctctttgtctctctaactctgccagtcaaaaaaaaacaaaacaaaacaacaacaacaaaaaaaacaactctcATCTACTGCgccactccccagtgcccacaaacagccagggccaggccaggccaaagccaaaagcctgggactccatccgggtctcccacaagctgcctcccagcctctgcattagcaggaacttggaagTTAGAATGGAGCTGGAATTTGGACCCAGACCCTGTGataggatacaggtgtcccaagcagcatctgaagtgctgtaccaaatgccttccccaagaagtttttttttttaagattttatttatatgagagttagagagaggtcttccatccattggttcactctccaaatggccacaatggccaggccaaaaccaggagccaggaacttcttccaggtctcccacatgggtgcaggggcccaagcacttgggccatcctctgctgctttcccaggtgcatcagcagggagctggattggaagagcagcagccgggacttgaactggtgcctatatgggatgccagcactgcacacggtggcttaacctgctgtgccacaccactggccccagggtttttttcttttctttttttaagatttatttatttttttttgaaaggcagagttacagagaggcagaggcagaggcagagagaaagagaggtcttccatccactggttcactcctcagatgaccgcaacaactggagctgagccgatccgaagccaggagccaggagctccctcagggtctcccacacgggtgcaggggcccaaagacttgggccatcttctactgctttcccaggccacagcagagagctggatcagaagtggagcagctgggactagaaccagcacccatatgggatgccggcactgcaggtagcggctttacccactagatcacagcactggcccccaaatgttgtatttttaagaaatatcctACAGGTAGTCTGAGGTCCAGGCTCTGAGAAACCAACTGTTCtaatcacaaatatttattaagcagctACTATATGCCAGGCTAAGAATCTTCAGTCTAGACAGAGACGGCATCGTGGAAAGGCTGAGCCCTGGTGGGCGGACATTCCAGTGGGGGCAGAAAACACCGAGAGTGTGGATACACATGGACGGTCAAGAACACCCAGCCAGAGGGCACAGGGGCCACGGCCGGAATCTGGGGCCAGAAGCGGCCAGCCCACAGCCGGGGGAAGAACCTCCAAATCCGTCCAAGTTCCCCAAGACCCATGGATGCCTCAACGGAAACCACGTCCAGAATGGTGGAACTCCCACCTTTACGGCTAAGGCTTCCAGAGCCTGGGCGGACGGCACGGGGCACCTGACGACCGGTGGGGGGCTTCGTTCCTGGGGGCGGAGCCCCAAGGCTTCCCCAGGCCAAGGGCAGAGCTGTGACTCCTGTGCCTATTGGGAAACCTGGTGCCTCCACCATTTCCCTTACTCCGCGTTCCCTAAGACCTCAGGCTAAGCCAGATCCCAGGGCCGGGCAAGCAGGTAGGCAGTGCCTAGTCGCTGGCTGAATGGGCAGAGGGGCCTCCTGATTCGAAGCCCAGGGGTGGGCCTGTGACATCACCAAAGGGAAGCTGACCCCATCCTAGCAGGCTGGACGACACACGAGGACGACGCGACACCGGGCCTCTCGGAGGGAGGGGTGGCCGCATGGCACAACGCAACGCCCAGGGCAGGAGGGCGGCTGGCCCgctggggaagggggtgggacTCGGGGCTCCAGGGTCACTTCTTCTTGGCTCTGTCTGCGGCGTCCAGGGCAGCCATGTTGCGGGCGGCCGTGACCAGGTGGATAACGCTGATGAGGGACTTGAGCAGGGCGATGGGGGCAGTGACCCAAAGGCCCACGCGGAAGAGCCCCACGGAGCCGActgcgggaggcagcaggggcgaGGCGGAGAGAAGGGGATCAGAGGAGCGAAGCGCCTGGGGGGGCTGAGGCTGTCCCCTCCGCAGGCGGGCAGGCAGGCTGGCTggccagcaccccccaccccgcccgtcCTCTCCTACCTAATGGTCCCTCGGAGAAATTGAACAGGTAGAGGAGGCAGTAGAAGAGTTCGTTGCCGGCACACAGGGTGAACAGGGCAGGCTGCGCACACAGCAGACAGAATGCTTAAGCAAGCGGCAGGGCAcgggcccaccccaccccaccccacccctaccaTGAGGCCTTCCACCACCGTCAGGGTGCGCAACCCAGGCATTCACTTCTCTTTCTAGGGAGCTGTCCATGCTTCCAGAAGTGCTAGTGGAcgccctccaccccccacctcccttccACCCCAGCCACTCAGCTCCCAGGGTACACCGGGCCACACCCTCACCCTCCCCCAAGGCATGCAGGGTTTGGGTGGGCCCTCATCTACCCTCTCCTGCCTTGGGACCAGGGTCCAGCCCAGGACCGCCCCGAGGCTCACCCTGGACGTGTAGTAGATACGAAGCACTGGATTCCCAGACAGGTCGATCATCTTGTGACTCTCACTGCCTCGGACCACGGAacttgggggagggagaggggggcaaTCCTCGGGCTTTCTCTACCATCACCATGCACCTGATCCCCCCACCAACCCACGcacggcaggtgctggggccaccCCCCTTGCATAGAGTGCAGGGCATGGCTTTGGACCAAAGCTGCTGTTTACCAAGGTGGGGGCGGGGTCTGGACTCAGATGCGGCATTCAGAAGCCTTCAGGGGACAAGGGTTTGGCCTAgtgctgccacttggaacacccacattccatgctggagtgcctgggctcctggctcctggctcctggctccgctcccagtcccagcttcccgcCATTGCATTCCCCAGGGAAGTGATGGCTCCACTCACTGATTCCTGCCACCCTCCagggaacctggattgagtttctggctcccagctcttccgcctggcccaatgtaggcttttgggggagtgaaccagcaaatggggggctctctctttgcctctcaaataattttaaaaaataataataataaaaaaaaacctccatcctccttcctctGAGTCGCCACCCATTTGGAATCCTAGGATCTTGAGATACGAGGGTCTTAGGAACTGCTTATCCCCAAGGTGATGCGGTGAGCTCCAGGGCTTCCAGCAAAGCGGCGCTGGCACGGAGAcctccccccaggccccctccccgggGTGGGTCAGCCCCAGACCTGTGGAGGTGCAGCCAGTGACTGGCCACGTCCAGGCTCAtgctgagctggaagaggaggGTGGCGCGAGGGTAGAGCAGGGCCAGGTTGACCAGCAGGCACATGGTGGCACAGCGGTCAGTCAGCATGTCCAACATGGCTCCAAACCGGGTTCCTGCAAGAGGACGGCCGTTGGATGGGAAGGCactgggtgggagtggggggcggggggcgcgggtcCATGGCAGGTGCATGCCCTGGGTGGAATACACAGAGGGGCCACAGTGTGGCGGGAGCAACCCCATCCATCAAACCCAGAACCAAGGCTCAGTCTGAGGACAGATCAAAGAACCTTCCATCCCCATTCTCCCTGTAAGCCGCCCCGTGGTCGTGGCCTGCATAACAAACACCTGTGGAATGGGCCACCGCCTGGTCCTGCTCTTTGACAACGGCCCCGGCCAGCCTTGGATTCGACTACCAGAGCTGGCTCAAACCAGCGCCGCTGCACAGCCCCAGGCCACCCCGTTCCGCCCCAGAGAGAGGGCAAGGGGGCTCGCGGCGGGCGGCTGTCACCTTGATTGAGCGCTCGAGCCGCGTGTCCATCGAAAGCGTCCAGGAGCCCGCTGAGCAGGTAGAAGGAGGAGGCCGTGAGGGG
This sequence is a window from Lepus europaeus isolate LE1 chromosome 21, mLepTim1.pri, whole genome shotgun sequence. Protein-coding genes within it:
- the CDIPT gene encoding CDP-diacylglycerol--inositol 3-phosphatidyltransferase translates to MPGENIFLFVPNLIGYARIVFAIIAFYFMPSCPLTASSFYLLSGLLDAFDGHAARALNQGTRFGAMLDMLTDRCATMCLLVNLALLYPRATLLFQLSMSLDVASHWLHLHSSVVRGSESHKMIDLSGNPVLRIYYTSRPALFTLCAGNELFYCLLYLFNFSEGPLVGSVGLFRVGLWVTAPIALLKSLISVIHLVTAARNMAALDAADRAKKK